In Schizosaccharomyces osmophilus chromosome 2, complete sequence, the following proteins share a genomic window:
- the cip2 gene encoding RNA-binding protein Cip2: MAEGTGQRPLTPLSQAFLSTNTLSPASSPLGFHSDMTSLRKKRGNLFPKLDELNGNPEEEQRGMNMSSNPNYFDLRWGQDRSGFPGSTVSTPGIGGPVPYSHMGAEDSIPEGASTALPSSLQQMLDPETTGNSNDSLKTRRTRLQAAWKEASNSAGLSLHSTTPYDVLNNGGPATTSVLSSTTHPLEGMLSYNDNANPLASSATNAPGANISKNMSSSQILPPAQENEEETIPTAIVIKNIPFSLKKEVLFKVFTALDIPRPYAFNYHFDNGVFRGLAFANFHTPEEAKTVVQVLNGYEITGRRLRVEWKRQLPPAERERVERGKQEKRAVEESKQQLKLPFSVANLGVGVDFDLNDPAVLNVYSHILLFYHRTDNPGDLVFDASTSHDERRVAALLASRLNLNYSVAGDADSKQVVITSGNHQVPGFHSSSANQSPAMSNAHVPNDLQSSSAGMNGMPNMGSSATLQNPLASSGIFENNPFSGSTLSSNYSSLRRPAPSLHLADSIRSLRGISSDMKSFSDIRSMPATPLELSSQFSSMNVSSPLERGLGTSSGPLNGNSDYFSNPQPSSAGVVGSKPQQKNEH, encoded by the coding sequence ATGGCTGAAGGCACTGGCCAGAGGCCGTTAACGCCTTTGTCACAAGCATTTTTATCAACAAATACCCTTTCCCCTGCCTCTTCTCCTTTGGGATTTCATTCCGATATGACCTCGCTTCGCAAAAAGAGAGGAAATTTATTTCCCAAATTGGATGAGTTGAATGGGAACCCAGAGGAAGAACAACGTGGAATGAACATGTCCTCGAATCCTAACTACTTTGATTTACGATGGGGTCAAGATCGTTCAGGCTTTCCTGGATCCACTGTAAGCACTCCTGGTATCGGTGGACCGGTACCATATTCTCATATGGGTGCAGAAGATTCTATACCGGAAGGTGCTTCCACTGCTTTACCTAGCTCTTTACAACAAATGTTGGATCCGGAGACCACGGGAAATTCTAATGATTCCTTGAAAACACGCCGTACCAGACTTCAAGCAGCTTGGAAGGAAGCAAGCAACTCCGCTGGTTTATCTCTACATTCAACTACTCCTTACGATGTATTAAATAATGGCGGCCCAGCTACTACTTCTGTTCTGTCTTCTACTACTCACCCATTAGAGGGAATGCTTTCTTATAATGATAACGCTAATCCTCTTGCCTCATCTGCCACGAATGCTCCAGGTGCAaatatttccaaaaatatgAGCAGCTCCCAAATTTTACCTCCTGCCCAAGAgaacgaagaagaaacgaTCCCCACTGCTATcgttataaaaaatattcctttttctcttaaGAAAGAGGTTTTGTTTAAGGTATTTACAGCGTTGGATATTCCTCGTCCATACGCTTTCAACTATCATTTCGATAATGGAGTCTTCCGTGGACTtgcttttgcaaatttCCACACTCCCGAGGAAGCAAAGACTGTTGTTCAGGTTTTGAATGGATATGAAATTACAGGACGACGTCTTCGTGTTGAATGGAAACGTCAACTTCCTCCCGCTGAGCGCGAGCGCGTTGAACGTGGTaagcaagaaaaacgaGCCGTAGAAGAAAGTAAACAACAGTtaaagcttcctttttctgtGGCAAATCTTGGCGTTGGAGTTGACTTTGATTTGAACGATCCCGCCGTCTTGAATGTTTACTCACACATCCTCTTATTTTATCATCGCACCGATAATCCCGGTGACTTGGTGTTTGACGCCTCTACGAGCCATGATGAGCGTCGTGTAGCCGCTCTCTTGGCTTCTCGCTTGAATTTGAACTATTCCGTAGCGGGCGATGCTGATTCAAAGCAAGTTGTCATTACTTCTGGCAATCACCAGGTTCCTGGATTCCATTCATCCAGTGCCAATCAATCTCCGGCAATGTCCAATGCTCACGTTCCTAATGATTTACAGTCATCGTCCGCCGGAATGAATGGCATGCCTAATATGGGTTCTTCAGCGACGCTACAAAATCCTCTCGCATCTTCTGgtatatttgaaaacaaccCCTTTTCAGGATCTACATTATCTTCCAATTATTCTAGTCTAAGAAGACCGGCACCTTCTTTGCACCTTGCGGATAGCATACGGTCATTGCGTGGAATATCATCGGATATGAAGTCGTTTTCTGATATTCGCAGCATGCCTGCAACACCTTTGGAACTTTCCTCTCAATTTTCAAGTATGAATGTGTCTTCCCCGTTGGAACGCGGTTTGGGGACTTCCTCCGGTCCCTTGAACGGAAATTCTGATTATTTTAGTAACCCTCAGCCATCTTCAGCCGGTGTGGTTGGATCAAAAcctcaacaaaagaatgaacATTAA
- the mcp60 gene encoding mitochondrial heat shock protein Hsp60/Mcp60 encodes MVNFLASNLMRLPLRVAGRRVPGRFSASQVRSYGKDLKFGVDARASLLSGVDTLARAVSVTLGPKGRNVLIDQAFGSPKITKDGVTVARSVSLKDKFENLGARLVQDVASKTNEVAGDGTTTATVLARAIFSETVRNVAAGCNPMDLRRGIQIAVDNVVEFLQANKRDITTAEEISQVATISANGDKHIGELLSKAMERVGKEGVITVKEGRTITDELEVTEGMKFDRGYISPYFMTDVKSQKVEFENPLLLLSEKKISAVQDVLPALELSAQQRRPLVIIAEDVDGEALAACILNKLRGQLQVVAIKAPGFGDNRRNMLGDLAVLTDSAVFNDEIDVSIEKSQPHHFGSCGSITVTKEDTIIMKGAGDHINVNERCEQIRSVLADPSLSEYEKEKLQERLAKLSGGIAVIKVGGSSEVEVNEKKDRIIDALNAVKAAVSEGVLPGAGTSFVKASLRLNDIATANFDQKLGVDIVRKAITRPAQTILENAGLEGNLIVGKLKEYYGKEFNIGYDIAKDRYIDLNEIGVLDPLKVVRTGLVDASGVASLMGTTECAVVDSPEESKPPMGGGPGAMGGMPGMM; translated from the coding sequence ATGGttaattttcttgcttCTAATTTGATGCGTCTCCCTTTGCGTGTCGCTGGACGCCGTGTTCCTGGTCGCTTTTCCGCTTCTCAAGTCCGCTCTTATGGTAAGGACTTGAAGTTTGGTGTTGATGCTCGTGCTTCTCTCCTCTCTGGTGTCGACACTTTGGCTAGGGCCGTTTCCGTTACTTTGGGCCCTAAAGGCCGTAATGTCTTGATTGACCAAGCCTTTGGTTCTCCCAAGATCACTAAAGACGGTGTTACCGTCGCTAGAAGTGTAAGCTTGAAGGATAAATTTGAAAACCTCGGCGCTCGTTTGGTTCAGGATGTTGCCAGCAAGACTAATGAGGTTGCCGGTGATGGTACCACTACTGCCACTGTTTTGGCCCGTGCCATCTTCTCTGAGACCGTGCGTAACGTTGCCGCTGGTTGCAACCCTATGGATCTACGTCGTGGTATCCAAATTGCCGTTGATAACGTTGTTGAGTTTCTTCAAGCAAACAAACGCGACATCACAACTGCTGAGGAAATTTCTCAAGTCGCTACCATTTCCGCTAACGGTGACAAACACATTGGTGAATTGCTTTCCAAGGCCATGGAACGTGTCGGCAAGGAGGGTGTCATCACTGTCAAGGAAGGTCGTACCATTACCGACGAGCTCGAAGTCACCGAAGGTATGAAGTTTGACCGCGGCTACATCTCTCCTTACTTTATGACTGATGTCAAATCTCAAAAggttgaatttgaaaaccCATTACTTCTTTTAtctgaaaagaagatttcCGCCGTTCAAGATGTCTTACCCGCCCTTGAGCTTTCCGCCCAGCAACGTCGTCCTCTTGTTATTATTGCCGAGGATGTCGACGGTGAAGCTCTCGCTGCTTGCATTTTGAACAAGCTTCGTGGTCAACTTCAAGTCGTCGCTATTAAGGCCCCCGGCTTTGGTGACAACCGCCGTAACATGCTCGGTGATTTGGCTGTCTTAACCGACAGTGCCGTCTTTAATGACGAAATTGATGTTTCCATTGAGAAGAGTCAACCTCATCACTTTGGTAGCTGTGGCTCCATCACCGTCACCAAGGAAGACACCATTATTATGAAGGGTGCTGGTGATCATATAAACGTTAACGAACGTTGTGAACAGATTCGTAGCGTCTTGGCTGACCCTAGCCTCAGTGaatatgaaaaggaaaagcttCAAGAACGTTTGGCTAAATTGAGCGGAGGCATCGCCGTTATCAAGGTCGGTGGTTCTTCCGAAGTCGAAGTCaacgaaaagaaggatCGTATCATTGATGCTTTGAATGCCGTAAAGGCTGCCGTTTCCGAGGGTGTTCTCCCCGGTGCTGGTACTTCTTTCGTCAAGGCTAGTCTTCGTTTGAATGATATTGCAACTGCTAACTTTGATCAAAAATTGGGTGTGGACATCGTCCGTAAGGCTATCACCAGACCTGCCCAAACTATCCTTGAGAATGCCGGATTGGAGGGCAACTTAATTGTCGGAAAGCTCAAAGAATATTACGGAAAGGAGTTTAATATTGGTTATGACATTGCCAAGGATCGCTATATTGACTTGAATGAAATTGGTGTTCTTGACCCTTTGAAGGTTGTACGCACCGGTTTGGTCGATGCTAGTGGTGTCGCCTCCTTGATGGGTACTACTGAGTGTGCCGTCGTTGATTCCCCTGAAGAATCCAAGCCTCCCATGGGTGGTGGACCTGGCGCCATGGGTGGTATGCCAGGAATGATGTAA
- the arp3 gene encoding Arp2/3 protein complex, actin-like protein subunit Arp3 yields MASSNVPIIMDNGTGYSKLGYAGNDAPSYVFPTVIATRSAGGPRPAVPSKPSYLAPKGSGHLSGKRGTEDLDFFIGNDALSKASAGYSLDYPIRHGQIENWDHMERFWQQSLFKYLRCEPEDHYFLLTEPPLNPPENRENTAEIMFESFNCAGLYIAVQAVLALAASWTSSKVTERSLTGTVVDSGDGVTHIIPVAEGYVIGSSIKTMPIAGRDVTYFVQSLLRDRNENDSSLKTAERIKEEYAYVCPDIVKEFARFDQEPDRYLKHTAETMGGRTTAVDVGFERFLAPEIFFNPEIASSDFLTPLPELVDNVVQSSPIDVRKGLYKNIVLSGGSTLFKNFGHRLQRDIKHIVDERIHRSEMLSGAKSGGVDVNVITHKRQRNAVWFGGSLLAQTPEFGAYCHTKADYEEYGASIARRYQIFGNSL; encoded by the exons ATGGCGTCCTCTAATGTGCCTATTATTATGGACAA TGGTACCGGCTATAGCAAGCTAGG TTATGCCGGAAACGATGCTCCTTCGTACGTTTTTCCAACAGTCATTGCAACACGATCAGCAGGTGGTCCAAGGCCAGCGGTCCCTTCGAAGCCTTCGTACTTGGCTCCAAAAGGTAGTGGCCATCTCTCAGGAAAGCGCGGAACGGAGGATTTAGACTTCTTTATTGGTAATGATGCTCTTAGCAAGGCATCTGCTGGTTATTCTTTAGATTACCCAATTCGTCATGgtcaaattgaaaattgGGATCACATGGAACGTTTTTGGCAACAATCTCTCTTTAAATATCTTCGTTGCGAGCCTGAGGATCactactttcttttgactGAACCTCCTTTGAATCCGCCTGAAAACCGTGAGAATACTGCTGAAATTATGTTTGAGTCCTTCAATTGTGCTGGTCTTTATATTGCCGTTCAAGCAGTTCTAGCTTTGGCTGCTTCTTGGACCTCTTCGAAAGTCACTGAACGCTCTTTAACAGGCACTGTCGTCGACTCTGGTGACGGTGTTACCCATATTATTCCGGTG GCCGAAGGTTATGTTATAGGCTCCTCTATTAAGACCATGCCCATTGCTGGTCGTGACGTTACTTATTTCGTTCAATCTTTACTCCGTGATCGTAATGAAAATGATTCCAGCTTGAAAACTGCTGAACGTATTAAAGAAGAGTATGCTTACGTTTGCCCTGATATTGTCAAAGAATTTGCACGTTTCGATCAAGAACCCGATCGTTATCTAAAGCACACAGCCGAAACCATGGGAGGCCGTACTACGGCGGTGGACGTTGGTTTTGAGCGTTTCCTTGCTCCTGAAATCTTCTTTAATCCTGAAATTGCTTCCTCTGACTTTTTAACTCCTTTACCCGAACTTGTTGATAACGTTGTGCAGAGCTCGCCAATTGACGTTCGTAAAGGTTTATACAAAAACATTGTTTTGTCTGGTGGTAGTACACTGtttaaaaattttggaCATCGCCTTCAGAGAGACATTAAGCATATTGTTGATGAACGCATTCATCGCAGTGAAATGCTATCTGGTGCCAAGAGTGGTGGTGTAGACGTTAATGTAATTACTCACAAGCGACAGCGCAATGCTGTATGGTTCGGCGGAAGCTTGCTTGCTCAAACt CCCGAATTTGGAGCCTACTGCCATACCAAGGCCGATTATGAAGAGTATGGTGCCTCCATCGCTCGTAGATATCAAATCTTTGGCAATTCTCTATAA
- the efg1 gene encoding rRNA processing protein Efg1 yields MGKVKGPGLAIVKKKIRDNERLLKKENLPANVRVEHERALAALQDQLQGVQLEHKKMKYYERYKKIRFFERKKAERHIKQLEKRLEDPSVDISEKGKMKEQLHKYKIDLLYIKGFPPLVKYVSLYAEGTADSTEETRKKIWREMEERLLSGKAQKLGPSGSNNIPVQQKQAAQEELDDEFFEK; encoded by the exons ATGGGAAAAGTCAAAGGACCAGGACTTGCTattgtaaagaaaaaaattcgtGATAATGAACGTTTGCTGAAGAAG GAAAATCTACCCGCAAATGTTCGAGTAGAGCATGAACGTGCCTTGGCTGCATTGCAAGATCAGCTTCAGGGAGTTCAGTTGGAGCATAAAAAGATGAAGTATTACGaaagatataaaaaaatacgATTCTTTG AACGCAAAAAGGCAGAAAGACATATTAAGCAGTTGGAAAAGCGTCTAGAGGATCCCTCCGTCGATATttctgaaaaaggaaagatgAAAGAACAACTGCATAAATATAAGATTGATCTTTTGTATATCAAG GGATTTCCTCCTCTCGTAAAATATGTTTCCTTATATGCAGAAGGAACCGCCGATTCCACTGAAGAgacaaggaagaaaatttgGCGCGAAATGGAAGAGCGTCTCTTGTCTGGCAAAGCGCAAAAACTTGGACCTTCTGGTTCCAACAATATACCCGTGCAACAGAAGCAAGCAGCTCAAGAAGAGTTAGacgatgaattttttgaaaagtag
- the sea4 gene encoding GATOR2-SEACAT complex ubiquitin-protein ligase E3 subunit Sea4, which yields MLQRSKKKNGLYFWVNEEADEIRYVSLKTAPKLRWKTHSFWKSQKGIKCLDSFPGSSEILGAGSSTGNLSLLSEKHPEFSAVVTPKYPRACKSLSFSHSGNLAAAYAKSKNDLSLKIWDVRSLLHNPNQQPALQGFPMEGIVSVCYDKNPFLLFAGSNTRSINIVDTRKQLEAESSIETPCFNNIILDPVSGNYFAANSYDGHIAVYDRRFLVPGANPLIMELNPNPGEIKKNSYFQTRFSYEKCGQLSCLSNNSISVRQLSPCRVQDDPPTDEPELENSLLLTFEKFINMKDNTTCSGFDYYKSSSSSSLQLLAVVNSSPKLFSIQNEFFPASFSANNKLISSYKDTLYPLDTPYSDVQSAEIGQDHKDDIVFSETSSYSSTNIENSLEKISIISEESSQSDDLLPPYRVLRTDISSIMLERAQQGYRFNCSKNYDIVSDFYLKDVWKWVELSHSLYSDERYNCSSDIDLTYQGALGIWFMDTELTNIADVFDAKHSRLFEKKFLKAAETIISNFDQDILTPIPTKRPLRQLVLLACGLGYTKVNLDQNIDSLIGRNEHVKAAGLALFHGKIENVVRILAMGNELEKTISTAVAGYITSQGLNQLGSDSLWKEMSRNLSTELEDPYLRAIFAYVSNSDWRDVLDEVSLSLRDRLGIALRFLPDEDLSNYLEDLCRTTVQSGDPEGLILTGLTPLGIELLQNFVNYSNDVQTAALLVSYVVPKKFTGWRADGWIVSYRELFNRWRLYRERVKFDLGRTELSRDRNGHVLKTAPKPSLYISCNYCKKSLLNLTEENPKSDQTVASTLTKTRKLASQKQSGHTCPHCRQPFPKCSVCGLSLSDQNVPQNNIAGITSQNSKDMERKRDFGRWFSFCLRCYHGTHAAHASEWFMRHSVCPVPDCDCNCALF from the coding sequence ATGTTACaaagaagtaaaaagaaaaatgggCTCTATTTTTGGGTTAATGAAGAGGCCGATGAAATTCGATACGTTTCATTGAAAACGGCTCCTAAACTACGCTGGAAAACACATTCGTTTTGGAAGTCGCAAAAGGGGATCAAATGTTTAGATTCATTTCCAGGGAGCAGTGAGATACTGGGCGCTGGCTCGTCGACTGGCAATTTATCGTTACTGTCTGAAAAACATCCAGAATTCTCTGCAGTAGTTACCCCAAAGTATCCTAGGGCCTGTAAAAGTTTATCGTTCTCTCATTCCGGAAATCTTGCAGCCGCCTAtgcaaaatccaaaaatgatttatctttaaaaatttggGATGTACGAAGTTTACTACATAATCCTAACCAGCAACCTGCTCTCCAAGGGTTTCCCATGGAAGGGATTGTTTCCGTTTGTTATGATAAAAACCCGTTTTTGCTATTCGCTGGTTCAAATACTCGCTCGATCAATATTGTGGATACTCGTAAACAATTAGAGGCTGAATCCTCAATAGAAACTCCCTGCTTCaataatattattttaGATCCGGTATCTGGAAATTATTTTGCTGCCAATTCTTATGATGGACATATCGCTGTATATGATCGTCGATTTCTGGTTCCTGGTGCTAATCCCCTAATAATGGAGCTAAACCCAAATCCAggtgaaataaaaaagaattcataCTTCCAAACAAGATTTTCTTACGAAAAATGTGGACAATTATCTTGTCTCTCTAATAATTCAATTTCTGTTCGACAGCTATCTCCGTGCCGTGTTCAAGATGACCCACCTACTGATGAACCGGAATTAGAAAATTCATTACTACTTACTTTCgaaaaatttattaacATGAAAGATAATACAACATGTTCCGGGTTTGACTACTATAAATCGTCCTCGTCTAGTTCCCTTCAGTTACTCGCTGTTGTTAATTCTTCGCCGAAACTTTTCTCTattcaaaatgaatttttccCTGCATCCTTTAGTGCAAATAACAAACTGATTTCCTCATATAAAGATACTCTTTATCCTTTGGATACACCTTACTCAGACGTTCAATCTGCTGAAATTGGGCAAGATCATAAAGATGATATTGTGTTTTCGGAAACAAGCTCCTATTCTTCTACAAATATAGAAAACagtttggaaaaaatatcAATTATTTCGGAAGAGTCGTCTCAAAGCGATGATTTGCTACCGCCTTATAGAGTTTTAAGAACTGATATATCAAGTATTATGCTAGAGAGAGCACAACAGGGTTATCGTTTCAACTGCTCGAAAAACTATGATATTGTTTCcgatttttatttaaaagatgTCTGGAAGTGGGTCGAACTGTCCCACTCTTTATACAGTGATGAACGTTACAATTGTTCGAGTGATATTGATTTAACGTATCAAGGAGCTCTTGGTATTTGGTTCATGGACACCGAGTTAACCAATATTGCTGACGTTTTTGACGCCAAACACAGTAgactttttgagaaaaagtttttgaaagctGCAGAAACTATcatttcaaattttgatCAGGACATATTAACACCCATACCAACCAAGCGGCCTTTACGACAGCTTGTTCTTTTGGCTTGCGGGCTTGGCTATACAAAAGTCAACTTGGATCAAAACATAGATTCGTTGATTGGAAGAAATGAACATGTGAAGGCTGCTGGTTTAGCGCTCTTTCACGGAAAAATTGAGAACGTGGTTCGTATTTTGGCTATGGGAaatgaattagaaaaaacCATTTCCACGGCTGTAGCCGGGTACATTACCTCGCAAGGTTTGAACCAACTGGGAAGCGATTCTCTTTGGAAAGAAATGTCTCGTAATCTGAGCACAGAACTGGAAGACCCATATCTTCGTGCTATCTTTGCATATGTTAGCAACTCTGATTGGAGAGATGTACTCGATGAAGTTTCCCTTTCCCTTAGAGATAGACTAGGGATAGCCCTCAGATTTTTACCGGATGAAGATCTGAGTAAttatttggaagatttgtGTCGTACTACGGTTCAATCAGGAGATCCGGAAGGGCTAATATTGACAGGATTAACACCTTTGGGTATTGAATTGTTAcaaaattttgtaaactACTCGAATGATGTTCAAACAGCAGCTTTGCTGGTTTCCTATGTTGTACCAAAGAAATTTACGGGTTGGAGAGCAGACGGTTGGATTGTCAGTTATAGGGAATTGTTTAATCGGTGGAGGTTGTACCGCGAACGAGTCAAGTTTGATTTAGGAAGAACTGAACTTTCGCGTGATCGAAATGGTCATGTATTAAAGACAGCACCAAAACCTTCACTTTATATCAGTTGCAATTACTGCAAAAAGTCCCTTTTAAACCTAACGGAAGAAAACCCCAAATCCGACCAAACCGTTGCTTCTACGCTTACGAAGACTAGAAAGCTTGCAAGTCAAAAGCAATCCGGTCATACCTGTCCTCATTGCCGTCAACCTTTCCCAAAGTGTTCAGTCTGTGGATTATCTTTGAGCGATCAGAATGTTCCACAAAATAATATAGCAGGCATTACCAGTCAAAACTCAAAAGACATGGAGcgaaaaagagattttgGACGTTGGTTCTCATTTTGTCTTCGATGCTATCATGGGACACACGCTGCTCATGCCTCGGAATGGTTTATGCGACACAGCGTTTGCCCAGTGCCTGACTGTGATTGTAACTGTGCTTTATTTtaa
- the trm7 gene encoding tRNA 2'-O-ribose methyltransferase Trm7 codes for MGKSSKDKRDAYYRLAKEQGWRARSAFKLMQLDEQFHLFEGAKRVVDLCAAPGSWSQVLSRRLIENFDSTANKEERPKIVAVDLQPMAPIDGVSSLQLDITHPKTLSIILSHFGNEPADLVVSDGAPDVTGLHDLDEYIQAQILLAAFNMAVCILKPGGKFVAKIFRGRDVSLLYSQLRLMFRKVTCAKPRSSRASSLESFVVCEDFCPPPNFQPDLSKPLCIVDPNCSHEIAPFIACGDLDSYDADATYPIDSASKATPLEVVQPPTAPPYKRAMELKQQGLL; via the exons atgGGAAAAAGCAGTAAAGACAAG AGAGACGCGTATTACCGATTAGCAAAAGAGCAAGGATGGAGAGCTCGATCAGCGTTTAAGTTAATGCAACTAGATGAACAATTTCACTTGTTTGAAGGTGCAAAACGCGTTGTTGATTTGTGTGCCGCACCTGGGTCTTGGTCGCAAGTATTGTCACGCAGATTAAT agaAAATTTCGACTCTACAGCAAACAAGGAAGAACGCCCCAAAATTGTCGCTGTGGATCTTCAGCCAATGGCTCCTATAGACGGTGTTAGCTCTTTGCAATTAGACATTACCCATCCAAAGACGTTGTCCATTATATTGTCTCACTTTGGAAATGAACCAGCGGATTTGGTTGTTAGTGACG GTGCTCCAGATGTTACCGGTTTGCATGACTTAGATGAGTATATTCAAGCACAGATCCTGTTGGCGGCGTTTAATATGGCTGTATGCATTTTGAAACCCGGTGGAAAGTTTGTCGCAAAAATTTTCCGTGGCAGAGACGTTTCTCTACTTTATTCACAACTTCGCTTGATGTTTCGAAAGGTTACATGTGCAAAGCCCAGAAGTTCCCGTGCAAGTTCCTTGGAGTCTTTTGTCGTTTGCGAAGACTTTTGCCCTCCTCCTAATTTCCAACCGGATCTTTCGAAACCTCTTTGTATAGTAGATCCGAACTGTTCCCATGAAATCGCTCCTTTTATTGCTTGTGGTGATTTGGATAGCTACGACGCCGATGCTACATATCCCATCGATTCTGCATCAAAAGCAACACCATTAGAAGTTGTGCAACCTCCTACAGCACCACCGTATAAACGTGCTATGGAATTAAAACAACAAGGACTTTTATAA
- the taf9 gene encoding SAGA complex/transcription factor TFIID complex subunit Taf9 has protein sequence MSSPPVTDEPVKGPKDARLIHLIMSSLGVPAYSQTVPLQLLTFAHRYTQQLVQDSQVYAEHSRGTGVPISVEDVRLAVASQVNHSFTGPPPKEFLLELATERNRKPLPQIQPSYGLRLPPEKYCLTQPNWISSNESRTLDTTQDFPEESRMDEEPTTSDIKEEPR, from the coding sequence ATGAGCTCTCCTCCCGTGACAGATGAACCTGTTAAAGGTCCTAAGGATGCGCGACTCATTCATTTGATTATGAGTTCTCTGGGTGTTCCAGCTTATTCACAAACTGTTCCCTTACAATTATTAACATTTGCTCATCGCTATACTCAACAATTGGTTCAAGACTCTCAAGTTTATGCTGAACATTCTCGTGGAACCGGTGTTCCCATTTCTGTCGAGGACGTTCGTTTAGCTGTTGCTTCGCAAGTAAATCATTCTTTCACGGGCCCTCCTCCCAAAGAATTTTTGTTAGAATTGGCTACTGAACGGAACAGGAAGCCGTTGCCTCAAATTCAACCATCTTACGGACTAAGGTTGCCTCCTGAGAAGTATTGCCTTACTCAGCCAAACTGGATTTCTAGCAATGAGTCAAGGACTTTGGACACTACACAGGACTTTCCAGAAGAATCTAGGATGGACGAAGAACCAACCACTTCAGACATAAAGGAGGAACCAAGATAA
- a CDS encoding Schizosaccharomyces specific protein, which yields MPPISTEDPENGPENVGFDPSSTLLGRFLICLVVVLCFLFIVSVLFRQRRNALQILHEQQELISRQRRGRIEATDAALQRRRNNEPLPTYEPPEISGYENLEDYPVSNTPPPPATFNELGEFVEQNPVSTAEFSEMPPSYENILVAQDKTSFS from the coding sequence ATGCCTCCCATATCAACGGAAGATCCCGAAAATGGTCCCGAAAACGTCGGGTTTGATCCTTCATCAACGTTATTAGGCAGATTCCTCATTTGCCTAGTAGTAGTTTTGtgcttcttgtttattgtttctGTGCTATTTCGACAACGAAGGAATGCTCTACAAATTTTGCATGAGCAACAAGAACTTATTTCGAGACAACGGAGAGGCCGCATTGAAGCTACGGATGCGGCCTTACAGAGACGACGAAACAATGAGCCTTTGCCTACCTATGAACCTCCAGAAATATCTGGTTACGAGAATCTTGAAGACTATCCTGTTTCAAATACCCCTCCACCACCGGCTACTTTTAATGAGCTTGGAGAGTTCGTAGAACAAAATCCCGTTAGTACCGCAGAATTTTCTGAGATGCCACCTTCTTACGAAAACATACTTGTTGCGCAGGATAAAACGAGTTTCAGTTGA